Within Marinomonas mediterranea MMB-1, the genomic segment CTAAATTCCAATTGTTTCAGAACGTCTTGTATCGCCGCAGTAGCAACACCGGTTTGCTGCTTTAATTGATTATGTAAGTCATCCAATGTCTGACTGAAGCAGTGATTGCAAATAACGTTAGTCAGCCCACTCGTGGCCGATTTCGAATCATCGACAACAACCCCAATTACAGTAGACAAAACTTCCTGCAAACTGTCAGACAACGGCTTTAACGCATCAATAAAATTCAAAAGCTCTTCACGCGAACGGGGCAATACCTGATAACAATTCTTTTTATTAATGCTTAATACCCAGCGAACCTGCTCTGCAATATAGAAATAGGGACGTTTTTTGGTCGTTGGATCCTGATAGTTAAAAACGGCGTAATAATCATGTTCACTCACACCCACAACGCGTGCTGCGGCATCAAATGTCTGCTGCAACCCTTGGTTTGGAAAAACAGGCGCTAACTCGCCAACCGCATAAACAAACGTCGTCTCTTGAGCGGATGATTGACGCTGAACCACGTCCTTATCCGCTCTTTCATCTAACTGTTCCAATGGAGGCGTAACCTCTTCTCCACTGATTTCCATTAGGCTTTGGGGAGCCGTTTGATTGTTTGGCACCGCATTTAAAGCGACATTAGGGACGTCATCAGGCTGTAACGCGCTTTCCAGAACGTCGACGTCCGCCGCAGAGTTTTCTGAATTCGTAGTATCTGTCATTGCTATCATCCTGATCAGTTCGAGTACCTATTAAAGGTAACGCCTTATCCTTATTTAAAATTGGTGTAACTTGGGATTGGATAGAACCGATATCGCAACGATTTGGCAAAAAATACGACACCATTCGATAGAGCGATTACCTGAGAATATACCCCTCAGGCTCTCGACCTTTATCGCTAAAAAATTGCTTCGCTTCTCGATACAACTCAGGATAAGTCAGATCAACGACAAACTTAGCGTTGCAATGTTGAAAATCATAATCCCCCTCAACCACACTATAAGTGTTGTAGGGTTCAAACCAGGATTCATAGAGCTGGGGGGAAAAAATATCGATATTGTCGCTGGCTAATAGACTAGACATCAGCTTGTTCGCATCAACAAACGAGAACGGCGGTATACAACTCACCAAAACTTTAAAACCGTTCTGACGTGCAATCGAAAAAGATGCTTCTAGTGCATCCGATAAACCCGCTGCGCCCTCTTGAAGACAGTAACAAACGCCATCGTAACCGTAATCCTTCAGTATTCCAGACTGGATGGCACGAGTCACCGCGTCTACGCAACAGGGATTAAAGCTCCCTGCTACATCCCCACCTCCAAATGCGATATAACGGTCTCCAGACATGCCTGCGGACAGCTGTTCACTTTCTTTCAGTGCCGTTGCCACGTCTGTCCAACCACTCCACGCAATACTGAGTGGCAAAGACGGCGGCGACTTTTCATCAGGTTCGCCGTAATGCCATCTGCCATAACATTCTCCTGCTGGTTTGATTTTATTCATACCCTAACCTCACCTTAACCTGTCTAATATTCGACTAAGTTTTTACCAGATTGCAAAAGCTGGCTTGGTGCGTTCTACGAATTGCTTGGCAAAAACACTAAAAAAGCGGGATAAAGAATGGGACTATGGGAATGGGGACCTGGGGCTTTCGTTTCACTAAACGGCCCAAGACTTAGCGGGCAATAGAAACCACACTATATAAGCCTGGCAATAGAAATAAAAAGCCACACATATCAGTGAAGACATCTGTGGCTTTTTGATCGCTTGTTACTTTTAATGAACACTATTTACAGATCGTCTAAGAAAGATAGGCCCAGCGAATCTTACACGTACCAGAATTCTCTCCGATTGAAACCGTTTTTAACGTATGTCCGTTTAAACCTACGCCGCATTCAGGCGCTTCTAGCACAGTAGAGCCATTGTCTGACGTCGACGTACAAGAGCAATCACATAACCCACCCTTGTAGTAGCCAGCAGAGTAGCCAGCCTTAATAACAAAGTCCGTCCACTCGTCTCGATACGTCTTTATTCTCGCTTCATCGCTGTTATGCAGCTCTTTTAGGCTTTCTTCATCAAGCCACAATGTAATATTTAAAGGTATACCGAGCACTTCGAGACGCTTAAGAAGGTTCGCCGCGTCAGTTGCAGCCTCCTGCTCCGTCACCGCCTCCACTAGAGGCATTAAACTGAGAGCGCCACCTCCCTTGCCTGTACTCATAATGCCAAACAATTCACGTTCAGTCGCGACACTTGGGTCATCGTCTTGAGGATCCAGCTTTATAGTACGCATACAAAACTCGTAACCCTGACTTTTATAGTCTTTCGCGACATCGTAAGTAACGACACCATCAGCCACAAAACCTTTCGCATTCGCTTTTGCATTTTCCGTTTGAGCTTTTAAATTCGCCATTCCAGCAACCTCGTTAAGTCGTGTTTTAGTTCCCTGGATCACCTATCAATACGCGCCAAGGGGCTATATGCACGATTAGGGAGATACCAGATGATAACCAAAGTCCATATTTAGCTTTCACTGACTTTGCGAGTTTAACTATACTCAGCATAGTTTTTACCAACTTGGAAGTTTCTACGGCTCAGTTGGCATTTATTCTTGCGCACTTGGTAAAGATTAGGGTCTTCCGGTATTTTTCAATTTTGAGTTTTGTAAAATGCTATGAATATCTGCCAAAGTCGTCGTTACCCTTGCCACCTGAGATGCTCACCATCTTGGGGAAACCTTTCGCCCTTGCTCTCGCTCTATGCCGTTTAGTACATCTTGATAACGAATCGCGATGCCACCTTTTGCCAATGAACGCAATGAAACGTGGCGAATCACATTCATAATATGAGCAGCAGAAAGCGGGTACTGAATAGCAATATCATTAAAATTAATGTCGTCATCAAGCGGCGCTTTATCCGAAAACCCTTCTTTCCAAAGTCGCAGACGCTGCTCGCTGTTTGGCAGCGAAAAGTGAACAACGGACTCGAAACGTCGAAAGAAGGCATCATCGAAGTTTTCTTTGTAGTTTGAAGCAAGGACAACCAACCCATCGAATCGCTCGATCCGCTGAAGCAAATAAGACACATGCTGATTTGCATATTGGTCATTCGAATTGGTTGTCTGTGTGCGCTGCCCAAATACCGCATCCGCCTCATCAAAAAAAAGCAATGCTTCATTTTGCTCGGCGAAACGAAACACTTTCTCTAGGTTCTTTTCTGTCTCTCCGATGTATTTTGAATGCACTCTAGACAGGTCAACCTTGTAGACGTTTTTGCCTAACGTATTTCCGAGCGCAGTCACCGAGATCGTCTTACCCGTGCCGGGAGGACCATAGAACAAAGCACGGAAACCCACTCGAATCTTATCTTTCATATTCCAATCGTGCTGTAAAATGGAGCCAAAGTTTACCCAGTCTTTGATGTCCGCCAACTGCTCCAAAGTATCTTCAGGCAAATAGACATCCTCTAAGGACAACGTCGATTCAATAATTTGAGCGGGGAAATCACTCCCCAACGCGACTTTATAGGCTTGCCCCGTTGTAAATCGGGGAACGTGCTCTGGAGCCAGAATCAAGGTGTCTTTGAGTGGGTTCACATGCCGCTCTGATTCCACGGTCATAAGTGAAAGCAATACGTGTTCATCGTCTCCACGAACGCTGCTTTTTTCTTTCTTATTAGTAAGAAAGCTCTGGATTTCAAGTTTTGTCTCAACCGAGCTCCCACCCAAAAGAAACGCCAACGTTTCCCCTGTTGCGACATACATCCCTTGATACTCGACACAACCAAACTCAGTATAAGGTCGATCCGTTCCTTCATTGCGCGACAAAAACACATCAAAAACCTGAGGCTTAACATAGGGGACTAGCGCCAATATCAACAATAACT encodes:
- a CDS encoding ATP-binding protein, whose amino-acid sequence is MINDNVIAYAPDKDQRTALQANAKTLEAYLSWCEVVIRTRMQLYFLEECSHSDIKVHEPPNHHSDWSALATYIRRQHLDFRSQLLLILALVPYVKPQVFDVFLSRNEGTDRPYTEFGCVEYQGMYVATGETLAFLLGGSSVETKLEIQSFLTNKKEKSSVRGDDEHVLLSLMTVESERHVNPLKDTLILAPEHVPRFTTGQAYKVALGSDFPAQIIESTLSLEDVYLPEDTLEQLADIKDWVNFGSILQHDWNMKDKIRVGFRALFYGPPGTGKTISVTALGNTLGKNVYKVDLSRVHSKYIGETEKNLEKVFRFAEQNEALLFFDEADAVFGQRTQTTNSNDQYANQHVSYLLQRIERFDGLVVLASNYKENFDDAFFRRFESVVHFSLPNSEQRLRLWKEGFSDKAPLDDDINFNDIAIQYPLSAAHIMNVIRHVSLRSLAKGGIAIRYQDVLNGIEREQGRKVSPRW
- a CDS encoding cyanobactin maturation protease PatG family protein; the encoded protein is MTDTTNSENSAADVDVLESALQPDDVPNVALNAVPNNQTAPQSLMEISGEEVTPPLEQLDERADKDVVQRQSSAQETTFVYAVGELAPVFPNQGLQQTFDAAARVVGVSEHDYYAVFNYQDPTTKKRPYFYIAEQVRWVLSINKKNCYQVLPRSREELLNFIDALKPLSDSLQEVLSTVIGVVVDDSKSATSGLTNVICNHCFSQTLDDLHNQLKQQTGVATAAIQDVLKQLEFSPNQGRTDFNRAKNYLAFRYPAIYLTTHSMSNGNSSSSAISSFFLDKVTTNYSDLKSPHTVVDIVFLYKSKTTKQEKYYYCSVDVTTQFPFINSPLQAFMPLTPIAS